The uncultured Subdoligranulum sp. genomic sequence CAAGGGGCCTTACCCGGCAGCCTATGCCCGGCGGCGCTATGATGCGTAAAACGTGGCGTAAACAGAAGTTCCTGCCCGTGCGGCGATGCCGGTTCAGCTGTTTGCCGGAGCGGAGGGGACTTTGGTGGTTCCTCGGAAGAGATTGGCCCAGAAGTCCGCAAGGACTGACCCGATATCCTTTTTGGGATTTTCTTCCGCAACGGACAAACCAAATTCCAGCAGTTGACCCGGTTCGAAACCTTCTTTGAGATGATCTTCTTCATCCCAGGGAAGCAATGGCAGCAGTTCTTCCTCTGTGCAGTCGTAGCGCACAAAGGTCAGCGGCAGGTCATCATCGGAAAACAGGGAATACTTGCCGTCCTTTTTAAATGCCCCGGTATCGGTCTTTTGTAAGGTGAACTTTTTGGCGGCGTATGCGATGTCTCCTGCCCACAGATATTTCTCGTCAGGAAAAGAAGGCTCCCAGACGGTTTCTTCGGAGTAGGCTTGATAAAAGTCGAAAATGGCTCCCGAGTCCCCGAAGTGATAAATCATGGTTATGGGAATGACCTGGTCGTCGATTTTGACTTCTCCATAGGAATAGGATTGTGGCGTTGTCACAACAACGCAGGCACCTGTTTCCTCATTGACCCAGACAGAATTCGGAAAGTCATAAGGCTTGGATCTGGAAACACAGCCAGTCAAAAAAAGCACTGCCAGCAACAAGAACAAAGATGTTCTCCTGCAAAGTCTGGTATTGTACGCCGGATCCATGCACAAACCTCCTGGTCCCTGACGAGTTTGCTGGTGAGCCGTCAGCGGTAGCGCAAACGGGCAAATTCGTATAGATAAAAGCAAATGTATCCGCGTTTAAAGAGCGCCCTACTGTCCCGTGTGGAAACGTATTCAGAGCGAATCGCTGGTGTTCTCCACCTGTTCTCTGAATGCCTGCAGGAGTTCTCCCAGTTTTGTACAGTCTCCGGCTCCCACAAAAACGCCATCAACAATTTCATACGTTATCCAGTCAGAGATTCCCCGGTCCTTTTCCACCTTTTTGAGCGTCAGGTTTTCATATTTTGTTTCCTTCAAGTCAATACAAACACGCCACCCTGGATTGTCAAGGGTTTCAATTTTTATTCCGTAGAAATTTTCCCATTGGTCATTACAGTTCTGGTGATACCATTCTTGCAGCCATAAAACCAGGTCCATTCCTTCGCTCCTTTTCTTCCATCAGGTACAGGCGTAACACTTTCTGCTGCTGGCGGACCGTTTTCATCATAAGTATAATTGCTCTGTTCTCCTTTGAAAACAGCACTTTACATTGCAGGAACAGGGCGCGAACTTCCCGGCACCATTCGTTGAGACGCGCCCCGCAAAGCAGCAGGTCACGGCAGCAATGTGCGAATACGGATACCTTTCGTCACGGTTGTATTTCCCCTGCCGGGCTCTGTAATTTCCGGGCTGATACACCGAAGGGATCCGGCCAGAAATCCGACAGGTCAAAGTTGAACCACTGGATTTTCCTTTTGGGAGGATATTTTTCCAGCAGGTCCTGTGTCAATTCCCACAGCCCGCCCGGCTGGAAACCTTCTGTCAGATTGGCCTTCGCATCCCAGGGAACCAGCGGCAGCAGATCTTCCTCCGGCACATTATACCGCACAAAGGTCAGCGGCAGATCCTCGTCGGGAAACAGCGAATACGTCTCCCCTTCATCGGCCTTTTTGAGTATGAACCTGTTTGTGTGGTACTCGACTCTTCCTTTCCATAAATTGCGCTCGGGCTCCATCTTGTGCGAATAAATGGCATCCGGCGAATCCGCTTCATAAAAGTCGCGGAATCTCCCGCTGTTTGCAATACCGTAAATCATCGTGATGGGAATAACACCCGCCTCTGTCTGGATCTCCCCGTACGAATACCCGAAATCTTCCTGCTTTATGACCGCTACACAGGCCTTTTCCTCTTCGCATACCCAAATGGTTCCGACGAAATTGAATGGCTTCTTGGATTCCGTCGGGTCACAGGCTGTCAGGAAAAATCCTGTCGCGATTGCCAGGATCAGCGCAAGGAGCCTGCGTCCTATTTTATGGGTGGATACAATGCTCATATCCAAACTCCCTCCTATTCGCGGCAATAGTCACCTGGGCATCATGATTCTTCCTCGTTGCAGAAACCGTCCGGTATCTTGTTTTTGTGATAGGATGGGTCCGCTGCAAGCCATGTATAAATTTCCTGCCGTTCCTTTTCTACCTTGTTTTCGCTCATTTCCAGCCAGGCAATATAAAATCCGACCCGGTTTATAATGCATTTCGTGATGATTTCCAGACCGTCACTTGTATAAAGATAGCGGGTGTCTTTTTGGTCTCCCAGAGTACCCACACTGATCTTGTAGTTATGAAGATAGTAACTGACCAGAGCAAGTTCTTCTCCCGTTTCTGCGCAAGGCTCAACATCCGAAGCGCCGTGAAACAGTACGCGACACTTTATGGAAGTCTCTTCGCCGTTGAGGCTTTTAGGAATCCTGCAGG encodes the following:
- a CDS encoding immunity 53 family protein: MDLVLWLQEWYHQNCNDQWENFYGIKIETLDNPGWRVCIDLKETKYENLTLKKVEKDRGISDWITYEIVDGVFVGAGDCTKLGELLQAFREQVENTSDSL